One segment of Pseudodesulfovibrio sp. 5S69 DNA contains the following:
- a CDS encoding phage protease has protein sequence MSGKWINIFRTGTHTDSSGRTRTWTEGDLDRIVGNFTQRTEDPPVVFGHPKDSDPAQGWFTAVRRSGEFLQAQFARFTDKARQGVKNKAWKYVSLSLTPDLRIRHLGLLGAVPPAVKGLGEIEFQEDEGMTVFFNFNESAPENVPGDPKPEEPSMTEEELKAQLKATKEEAAKEKAAREKAEADLKANQDAAKEKEAERRSADHTARVDKLIEDGKLLPAHKDKVLAFCEAMDGENGGEEMSFSEGEGKKPLVDHFLSFMAENKGHGLLHEFSAPSGPDEAVTEDLTQYV, from the coding sequence ATGAGCGGCAAGTGGATCAACATCTTCAGGACAGGCACCCACACGGACAGTTCGGGCCGCACCCGCACGTGGACCGAGGGCGACCTGGACCGCATCGTCGGCAACTTCACCCAGCGCACCGAAGACCCGCCCGTCGTGTTCGGCCATCCCAAGGATAGCGACCCGGCCCAGGGCTGGTTCACGGCGGTGCGCCGGAGCGGCGAGTTTTTGCAAGCACAGTTTGCACGCTTTACGGACAAAGCCCGGCAAGGCGTGAAGAATAAGGCCTGGAAGTACGTCAGCCTCAGCCTGACGCCCGATTTGCGAATCCGCCACCTCGGCCTGCTCGGCGCAGTCCCCCCGGCGGTCAAGGGGTTGGGCGAGATCGAATTCCAGGAAGACGAAGGCATGACCGTGTTTTTCAACTTCAACGAATCGGCCCCGGAGAACGTGCCGGGCGATCCGAAACCGGAGGAACCCAGCATGACGGAAGAGGAACTGAAGGCCCAGCTCAAGGCGACGAAAGAAGAAGCCGCCAAGGAAAAAGCCGCCCGCGAAAAGGCCGAAGCCGACCTCAAGGCCAATCAGGACGCGGCCAAAGAGAAAGAGGCCGAGCGCCGTTCGGCGGACCACACGGCCCGCGTGGACAAGCTCATCGAAGACGGCAAGCTCCTGCCCGCCCACAAGGACAAGGTCCTTGCATTTTGCGAGGCCATGGACGGCGAGAACGGCGGCGAGGAAATGAGCTTCAGCGAAGGCGAGGGCAAAAAGCCCCTGGTCGACCACTTCCTGAGCTTTATGGCCGAGAACAAGGGCCACGGCCTGCTGCACGAGTTCAGCGCCCCGTCCGGCCCGGACGAGGCCGTCACCGAAGACCTGACCCAGTACGTCTAA
- a CDS encoding phage tail tape measure protein, which translates to MASMSLVDMITAPLRKIAGQMHATNSAAASLSSRALGLAKSLLPIALAAGVLLAALAPCISTASDFEAAMANVGAVSRATPEDMRALSGAARELGATTAWSAMQVAEGQKYLAMAGFSVAENVAALPAVLNMASAGATDLGRAADISSDILSAFNMQAAQMPRVADTLTAAFTTSNTSLELLGETMKYVAPVAEKAGVSLEGTAAMAGLLGNVGIKGSQAGTALRAMLNGLAAPSSEAAKSMAALGVITSDAVGNLRNPIAILGDMAKATETMGSAQKMAFTKTVFGTEAMSAVLALFDQAGAGGITEYADQLAAAGTAAQVAARQNDNLAGDQKALGSAFESLQITIGSLFLPAMRAVAQAATWVVRGLDMIAANPVGKFLLVIVAVLAVTVIAVTLMSAAVWAGTVAWGALNAVLFANPIGLIVLAVVGLVAGLIALYNNCDKAREIMDDLAAGFGMLWDNIKAAASAVGDFFSILSGAGIMGAFAYYFTDIYNAAGALWDRLTSLFDIDLSESGRKLFMTLADGIKSVITMPYDLVKTGLEKVRQLLPFSDAKEGPLSALTLSGTKIMDTLGSGIRAAAPNLHATATGALAGVAVAANLAVAPPAPSSIQGPAPVPAFAPAPDRATVRRSGNTVTIQHLSVTLPGVQDADGFMAALQQLVAQHDGSGPESGGWD; encoded by the coding sequence ATGGCATCCATGTCCCTCGTGGACATGATCACCGCTCCCCTGAGGAAGATTGCGGGGCAGATGCACGCCACCAACAGCGCCGCCGCTTCCTTGAGTTCCCGAGCGTTGGGGCTGGCGAAATCGCTGTTGCCCATTGCCCTGGCCGCCGGGGTGCTCCTGGCGGCCCTTGCGCCGTGCATCTCCACGGCATCCGACTTCGAAGCGGCCATGGCGAACGTGGGCGCGGTGTCCCGCGCCACGCCCGAAGACATGCGGGCGCTCTCCGGCGCGGCCCGCGAGCTGGGGGCCACTACGGCATGGTCCGCCATGCAGGTGGCCGAAGGGCAGAAGTACCTCGCCATGGCCGGGTTCTCGGTGGCCGAAAACGTGGCCGCCTTGCCCGCCGTGCTGAACATGGCGAGCGCCGGGGCCACCGATCTGGGCCGGGCCGCCGACATCTCGTCCGACATCCTGTCCGCCTTCAACATGCAGGCCGCGCAAATGCCGCGCGTCGCCGACACGCTGACCGCCGCGTTCACCACCTCGAACACCTCCCTGGAGCTGCTCGGCGAGACCATGAAATACGTGGCCCCGGTGGCGGAAAAGGCGGGCGTGTCCCTGGAAGGCACCGCCGCCATGGCCGGGCTGCTCGGCAACGTGGGCATCAAGGGCTCGCAGGCCGGTACCGCGCTCCGCGCCATGCTCAACGGGCTGGCCGCACCGTCCTCCGAGGCCGCCAAGTCCATGGCCGCCCTCGGCGTGATCACCTCGGATGCAGTGGGCAATCTGCGCAACCCCATCGCCATCCTCGGTGACATGGCGAAGGCCACGGAAACCATGGGCAGCGCCCAGAAGATGGCCTTCACCAAGACCGTCTTCGGCACCGAGGCCATGAGCGCCGTGCTGGCCCTGTTCGATCAGGCCGGGGCGGGCGGCATCACCGAGTACGCCGACCAGCTCGCCGCCGCAGGCACCGCCGCCCAGGTGGCAGCCCGGCAAAACGACAACCTGGCCGGAGACCAGAAGGCCCTCGGCAGCGCTTTCGAGTCCCTGCAAATCACCATCGGTTCGCTTTTCCTGCCCGCCATGCGGGCGGTAGCCCAAGCCGCCACATGGGTGGTACGCGGCCTGGATATGATCGCCGCCAACCCGGTTGGCAAGTTCTTGTTGGTCATCGTCGCCGTGCTCGCCGTGACTGTCATCGCCGTCACGCTCATGTCGGCTGCGGTATGGGCCGGGACTGTGGCATGGGGGGCGCTCAATGCCGTACTTTTCGCCAACCCCATCGGTCTCATAGTTCTGGCCGTGGTCGGCCTCGTGGCCGGACTCATCGCCCTGTACAACAATTGCGACAAGGCGCGGGAGATCATGGACGATCTTGCCGCTGGATTCGGGATGCTGTGGGACAACATCAAGGCCGCCGCCTCTGCGGTCGGCGACTTTTTCTCCATCCTGTCCGGCGCGGGCATCATGGGCGCGTTCGCCTATTATTTCACCGACATCTACAACGCCGCCGGGGCCTTGTGGGACCGGCTGACCTCCCTGTTCGACATCGACCTGAGCGAATCGGGCCGCAAGCTGTTCATGACGCTGGCGGACGGCATCAAATCGGTCATCACCATGCCGTATGATCTGGTCAAGACCGGCTTGGAAAAGGTCCGCCAGCTCCTGCCGTTTTCCGACGCCAAGGAAGGGCCGCTCTCGGCCCTGACCCTGTCCGGCACCAAGATCATGGATACCCTCGGCTCCGGCATCCGCGCCGCCGCCCCGAACCTGCACGCCACCGCTACCGGCGCACTGGCGGGCGTGGCCGTGGCCGCCAACCTTGCGGTCGCCCCGCCTGCCCCTTCTTCCATCCAAGGACCGGCCCCGGTCCCGGCGTTCGCCCCAGCGCCGGACCGGGCCACGGTCCGCCGGTCGGGCAACACCGTCACCATCCAGCATCTCTCCGTGACCCTGCCCGGCGTGCAGGACGCGGACGGCTTCATGGCGGCGCTCCAGCAGCTCGTGGCCCAGCACGACGGCTCCGGTCCGGAATCGGGAGGGTGGGACTGA
- a CDS encoding AAA family ATPase, with product MEQQNRSEIRQSEIADLLDKVKKHSFGKYLLKTSMSKIRGFCGEDIVFDFPVTALIGPNGSGKSSVLGAAACAYKIIKPGMFFPKSAIGDDSMSGWRAEYELIDKETNPRQLIRRNSNFKKAKWVRRDVAERPVLFFGIERTVPAGEKPRFKKLMRSTYRHTGVLENLSPAVAVQVSHILGKEVSEFLVASIGQNDDFLVGNHNGNEFSEFHFGAGESSIIRMVKEIESAPNNALLLIEEIENGLHPIATRCMVEYLIDVAKRKGIQSIFTTHSNDALMSLPNEAIWSCANGKLKQGKLDVESLRAVSGKIDKDVAIFVEDEFAKEWVATILRNGLRQSFERIGIYAVGGDGNAFSTHLHHRQDPSVESKSLCIVDGDSAVNEDVDEWIFRLAGEQPERTIYQYILDNVDEHAAVLAVSLHKSPDEQAYVVESIRKIMLSNRDPHLLFTQLGIELGFVAESIVRSAFLTLWARENKDFCSQLCDFVRRRLPA from the coding sequence ATGGAACAACAGAATAGAAGTGAAATTAGGCAGTCTGAAATCGCGGATTTGTTGGACAAGGTTAAAAAGCATAGTTTTGGGAAATATCTGTTAAAGACGAGCATGTCGAAAATCCGCGGTTTTTGTGGAGAAGACATTGTATTTGATTTCCCTGTAACAGCTCTAATCGGCCCCAATGGAAGCGGTAAATCTTCTGTTCTCGGCGCAGCGGCCTGCGCATATAAAATCATTAAGCCCGGTATGTTTTTCCCCAAAAGTGCTATTGGTGATGACAGCATGTCAGGGTGGCGCGCGGAATACGAATTAATTGATAAAGAGACTAATCCTCGGCAGCTCATTAGAAGAAATAGCAACTTTAAAAAAGCTAAATGGGTTAGGCGTGATGTTGCCGAAAGACCCGTTCTTTTTTTTGGAATTGAACGAACGGTACCTGCCGGAGAAAAGCCTCGCTTTAAAAAGTTGATGCGTTCAACTTACAGGCATACAGGAGTTCTTGAGAATTTGAGCCCTGCCGTGGCTGTGCAGGTTTCACACATACTGGGCAAAGAAGTATCTGAATTTCTTGTTGCCTCAATCGGCCAGAATGATGATTTTCTTGTAGGCAACCATAATGGGAATGAGTTTTCAGAGTTCCATTTTGGGGCTGGAGAATCATCAATAATTAGGATGGTAAAAGAAATTGAATCAGCACCAAATAACGCATTGCTTCTTATAGAAGAAATTGAAAACGGCTTACATCCAATAGCGACTAGGTGTATGGTTGAATATTTGATAGATGTAGCCAAGCGTAAGGGAATCCAGTCTATTTTTACAACTCATAGCAACGATGCATTGATGAGCTTGCCTAACGAGGCCATTTGGTCGTGTGCAAATGGAAAACTAAAACAAGGTAAGCTTGATGTTGAGTCGCTTCGAGCTGTTTCTGGGAAAATAGATAAGGATGTAGCTATCTTTGTTGAAGATGAATTCGCCAAAGAGTGGGTTGCAACAATTCTGAGAAATGGACTGCGACAATCGTTTGAGCGTATCGGTATATATGCTGTAGGAGGAGATGGGAACGCATTTTCAACTCATCTACACCACAGGCAAGACCCGTCGGTAGAATCAAAGTCATTATGCATTGTTGATGGCGACTCTGCCGTAAATGAAGATGTTGATGAATGGATATTCAGATTGGCAGGTGAACAGCCCGAACGTACGATTTATCAATATATTTTGGATAATGTTGACGAGCATGCGGCCGTTCTAGCCGTTTCTTTGCATAAGAGTCCGGATGAACAAGCTTATGTTGTTGAGTCAATTAGGAAAATCATGCTGAGCAATCGCGATCCCCATTTGCTCTTTACGCAGCTTGGCATTGAATTAGGTTTTGTTGCTGAATCTATCGTGCGTAGTGCTTTTCTGACCTTGTGGGCGAGAGAAAACAAAGATTTTTGTTCACAACTCTGCGACTTTGTTCGTAGACGATTACCTGCCTAA
- a CDS encoding TraR/DksA C4-type zinc finger protein, with product MADECDMAQDMEALHRKIALQNAGCAAPYHEALHHCAECDAPISEARRRAVPGVRLCVRCQEEADAGHR from the coding sequence ATGGCTGATGAATGCGACATGGCCCAGGACATGGAGGCGCTGCACCGCAAGATAGCCCTGCAAAACGCCGGTTGCGCCGCGCCGTACCATGAGGCCCTGCATCACTGCGCCGAATGCGATGCCCCCATATCAGAAGCCCGCCGCCGGGCCGTTCCAGGCGTGAGATTGTGCGTGCGTTGTCAGGAGGAAGCCGATGCCGGTCACCGTTGA
- a CDS encoding baseplate assembly protein — translation MPNLRAYYRVVRKAKIVATYPAEDGRYWADVQPLRNDDSVDEKEPVIPRVEIPIMWAGPNRGVVCPPLVDSLCDLEYYDGDPNFPRISNFRWTGNGAPACEVGAYVIHHSDGTYIKIDAAKNILEITPANATTRIGGDKTVEVGGNKTETIGNVWTLKCPLIIQEGNVQSSGPGGAIGNVSCKAHTAQEGSLQLVGPIVCTRLTVLEDAEIGGNLDTAGNSYAGSRSGGAI, via the coding sequence ATGCCCAACCTCCGCGCCTACTACCGCGTGGTGCGCAAGGCCAAGATCGTCGCCACCTATCCGGCTGAGGATGGCCGCTACTGGGCCGACGTGCAGCCGCTCCGCAACGACGATTCCGTGGACGAAAAGGAACCCGTGATTCCCCGCGTGGAAATCCCCATCATGTGGGCCGGGCCGAATCGCGGCGTGGTCTGCCCGCCGCTGGTCGATTCGCTCTGCGACCTCGAATACTACGACGGCGACCCCAACTTTCCGCGCATCTCCAATTTCCGCTGGACCGGCAACGGCGCACCCGCCTGCGAGGTCGGGGCCTACGTGATCCACCACAGCGACGGCACGTACATCAAGATCGACGCGGCCAAGAACATCCTGGAGATCACTCCGGCCAACGCCACCACCCGGATCGGCGGTGACAAGACCGTGGAAGTGGGCGGCAACAAGACCGAAACCATCGGCAACGTCTGGACGCTAAAATGCCCGCTCATCATCCAGGAGGGCAACGTCCAATCCTCCGGCCCCGGCGGAGCGATCGGCAACGTGAGCTGCAAGGCCCACACCGCGCAGGAGGGAAGCCTCCAACTGGTCGGCCCCATCGTCTGTACCCGCCTCACCGTCCTGGAAGACGCGGAGATCGGCGGCAACCTGGACACCGCTGGGAACAGCTATGCAGGAAGCCGGAGTGGAGGGGCGATATGA
- a CDS encoding phage minor head protein, whose amino-acid sequence MPVTVEPLAPAEAIQFWKGKAPVSAREFEAMNAAARARAFAVSGLAKMDQVGSVHAAIAKALEDGETLRDFKGRIGSIIEQQGWTGHKAWRIENIFRTNIQSAYMAGRYRQMKRVAKSRPYWQLVAVHDRRTRQTHLAVDGLVFPHDHPFWQTWYPPNGFACRCVVITLSERQVKARGLKVQTEMPDTIRVKDPATGMESFVTPIPDKGWATNVGEDWLAGLTPSEMEGMRDVQVPTLCRRGDFADDSCKLPISAIDPRHIHVVKERDLLPKTGLATEDYVRAFLGEFGITDINGSKVINVHGFPVTVSKWLFTEKTSGEWKTTWTDKRPYMRLLARAIQDPYEVWWRPMDHEKTGKMYFTLRMIRLFRMPSTKEVCGFSSFSLFGRNWTGATAFAPRANRSQKAIYEQAEKERAGMLIYRESLK is encoded by the coding sequence ATGCCGGTCACCGTTGAACCGCTGGCTCCCGCCGAGGCCATCCAGTTCTGGAAAGGCAAGGCCCCGGTCTCCGCAAGGGAATTCGAGGCCATGAACGCCGCCGCCCGCGCCCGCGCCTTCGCCGTGTCCGGCCTCGCCAAGATGGATCAGGTCGGCAGCGTCCATGCGGCCATCGCCAAGGCCCTGGAAGACGGCGAAACCCTGCGGGACTTCAAGGGCCGCATCGGCTCCATCATTGAGCAACAGGGGTGGACCGGCCACAAGGCGTGGCGCATCGAGAACATCTTCCGCACCAATATCCAAAGCGCCTACATGGCGGGCCGCTACCGGCAAATGAAGCGTGTGGCCAAGTCCCGGCCCTACTGGCAGCTCGTGGCCGTCCACGACCGGCGCACGCGGCAGACCCACCTCGCGGTGGACGGCCTTGTCTTCCCGCATGACCACCCGTTCTGGCAGACGTGGTACCCGCCCAACGGCTTTGCCTGCCGGTGCGTGGTGATCACGCTCTCAGAGCGCCAGGTCAAGGCCCGCGGCCTGAAGGTGCAGACCGAGATGCCGGACACGATCCGCGTGAAGGACCCGGCCACGGGCATGGAATCCTTTGTGACGCCGATCCCGGACAAGGGATGGGCCACCAACGTGGGCGAAGACTGGCTGGCCGGGCTGACGCCGTCGGAGATGGAAGGCATGCGGGACGTGCAGGTCCCGACGCTCTGTCGGCGCGGGGACTTCGCGGATGACTCGTGCAAGCTGCCCATTTCGGCCATCGACCCCAGGCATATCCATGTCGTGAAGGAACGCGACCTGCTGCCCAAGACCGGCCTTGCAACCGAGGACTACGTCCGCGCCTTCCTCGGCGAGTTCGGCATCACCGACATCAACGGGAGCAAGGTGATCAACGTGCACGGCTTCCCGGTGACGGTCAGCAAATGGCTGTTCACCGAGAAGACGAGCGGCGAGTGGAAAACGACGTGGACGGACAAACGCCCGTACATGCGACTGCTGGCGCGGGCCATCCAGGACCCCTACGAGGTCTGGTGGCGGCCCATGGACCACGAAAAGACAGGCAAGATGTACTTCACCCTGCGCATGATCCGGCTCTTCCGCATGCCCTCGACAAAGGAGGTATGCGGCTTCAGCTCGTTCTCGCTGTTCGGGCGGAACTGGACAGGGGCAACGGCCTTCGCCCCAAGGGCGAACCGCAGCCAGAAGGCGATCTATGAGCAGGCGGAAAAGGAACGGGCGGGAATGCTGATTTATCGTGAATCGCTCAAGTAG
- a CDS encoding DUF2586 domain-containing protein yields MNDVIEYLIDGTSGLAPGNVSGSAVIVGVCSKGTVGKAYLLGKRSDLAEQLGTGPLVDRLRDIFATGGQEPVVIAVPVAGLPGGYIGNVRHTGTGPDATTSGVAGANTDAVVQIVVAGQLGTATYKLSLDGGETWDNATATPANGQIALGASGAVLTLAEGAHVKDDAYAVAVRGPIGPVKRIGEGPAITVTGTVKAGAEVVLLVTGAGGRNVGTYQLSEDGGDNWSSIRTIPVDGAIPVPSSGVTITVPDEALTLGTEYHCRLNAPVPSITAVMAALETPLSLYDPEFVYIVGPSDAVDWAACGARVDELWNLHRPTYIKTEFRLPYDGEDLNDWVAAWKAERAKYSHRFVQSIAAFGEVSDSTGLRKLRNWGGLQCGRVLSIPVHRATGRVKDGPVSQGTLPDGWVENGIHEALESAGAVSAKTYAGLSGVYWGDSRTLAEPTSDFQFEEILRVVFKAVRLARIAALKSMYDEAGDPTQEGNASGLAYLKGSIENALDTMTKAKPKELVGYVIAIPPGQDIVNNGVGVEQTLIGVPIIRKIKLFSNFTYAGSNFDPRLKEAA; encoded by the coding sequence ATGAATGATGTAATCGAATACCTCATCGACGGCACCAGCGGCCTCGCGCCGGGCAACGTGTCCGGCTCCGCCGTCATCGTCGGCGTGTGCTCCAAGGGCACGGTCGGCAAGGCCTATCTCCTGGGCAAGCGAAGCGATCTGGCCGAACAGCTCGGCACCGGTCCCCTGGTGGACCGGCTGCGCGATATCTTCGCCACCGGCGGCCAGGAGCCGGTCGTCATCGCCGTGCCGGTCGCGGGCTTGCCCGGCGGCTACATCGGCAACGTCCGGCACACCGGCACCGGCCCCGACGCGACCACCAGCGGCGTGGCCGGTGCCAATACGGACGCTGTCGTGCAGATCGTGGTGGCCGGTCAGCTCGGCACCGCAACCTACAAGCTGTCCCTGGACGGCGGGGAGACGTGGGACAACGCCACGGCCACCCCGGCCAACGGACAGATCGCCCTGGGCGCGTCCGGCGCGGTCCTGACCCTGGCCGAAGGAGCGCACGTCAAGGACGACGCCTACGCCGTCGCGGTGCGCGGCCCCATCGGTCCGGTCAAGCGGATCGGCGAAGGCCCGGCCATCACCGTCACCGGCACGGTCAAGGCCGGAGCCGAGGTGGTCCTGCTGGTCACCGGCGCGGGGGGCCGCAACGTCGGCACCTACCAGCTCTCCGAGGACGGCGGCGACAATTGGAGTTCCATCCGCACCATCCCGGTGGACGGCGCGATCCCGGTCCCGTCCTCCGGCGTGACGATCACCGTCCCGGACGAAGCCCTGACCCTCGGCACCGAGTACCATTGCCGCCTGAACGCCCCGGTGCCGTCCATCACGGCGGTCATGGCCGCCCTGGAAACCCCGCTCTCCCTGTACGACCCCGAATTCGTCTATATCGTCGGCCCCAGCGACGCCGTGGACTGGGCCGCTTGCGGAGCCAGGGTGGACGAGCTGTGGAACCTGCACCGGCCCACGTACATCAAGACCGAATTCCGGCTGCCCTACGATGGCGAGGACCTGAACGACTGGGTGGCCGCCTGGAAGGCCGAACGGGCCAAGTATTCGCACCGCTTTGTGCAGTCCATCGCCGCCTTCGGCGAGGTCTCGGACTCCACCGGCCTGCGCAAGCTGCGCAACTGGGGCGGCCTGCAATGCGGTCGCGTCCTGTCCATCCCGGTCCACCGCGCCACCGGCAGGGTCAAGGACGGCCCGGTCAGCCAGGGCACGCTGCCCGACGGTTGGGTGGAGAACGGCATCCACGAGGCCCTGGAAAGCGCCGGAGCCGTCTCCGCCAAGACGTACGCCGGGCTTTCCGGCGTGTACTGGGGCGATTCCCGCACCCTGGCCGAGCCGACGAGCGACTTCCAGTTCGAGGAAATCCTCCGGGTGGTCTTCAAGGCGGTCCGCCTCGCCCGCATCGCGGCGCTCAAATCCATGTACGACGAGGCGGGCGATCCCACGCAGGAAGGCAACGCCTCCGGCCTCGCCTACCTGAAGGGCAGCATCGAGAACGCCCTGGACACCATGACCAAGGCCAAGCCCAAGGAGCTGGTCGGGTACGTCATCGCCATCCCGCCCGGCCAGGATATCGTCAACAACGGCGTGGGGGTGGAGCAGACCCTGATCGGCGTGCCCATCATCCGCAAGATCAAGCTCTTCTCCAACTTCACCTATGCCGGGTCCAACTTCGATCCGCGCCTGAAGGAGGCCGCATAA
- a CDS encoding DUF1320 domain-containing protein, with amino-acid sequence MYCERADLTDYVLEAYLTAAEGQTPGIVEKTLGNVSGEIDDALRARFELPLTQTPDTLKRIAAVMTSYRIVGGITSLMTAEGGSNNDWIPLQTQYKQAVKDLEAIRDAKLNIGLKELGQEARTDDSLIVRTRKPAIDLGGW; translated from the coding sequence GTGTACTGCGAAAGAGCCGACCTGACCGATTACGTGCTTGAGGCGTACCTGACCGCCGCCGAGGGGCAGACGCCCGGCATCGTCGAAAAAACACTCGGCAACGTGTCCGGCGAGATCGACGACGCCCTCCGCGCCCGGTTCGAGCTGCCGCTCACCCAGACCCCGGACACCCTCAAGCGGATAGCCGCCGTCATGACCTCCTACCGCATTGTGGGCGGCATCACCTCCCTCATGACCGCCGAGGGCGGCTCCAACAACGATTGGATACCGCTCCAGACCCAATACAAGCAGGCCGTCAAAGACCTGGAGGCCATCCGCGACGCCAAACTGAACATCGGCCTCAAGGAACTGGGCCAGGAAGCCCGCACCGACGATTCCCTCATCGTCAGGACCCGCAAGCCCGCCATCGACCTGGGAGGCTGGTGA
- a CDS encoding baseplate assembly protein — translation MTDIFGQDIALDTDMQARVAANGELVLTDGPDTGVQDIILRLDTYLASLFYDKGFGSLLRDWVYAESTEEARIGFSVEVKRRLNEDPRVQPGTVACSVTHWDTTSIRAESSFHFIDTDHERNLVITVDKSKKEMVIQDADPAVV, via the coding sequence ATGACTGACATTTTCGGCCAAGACATAGCCCTCGACACCGACATGCAGGCCCGCGTGGCCGCCAACGGCGAGCTGGTGCTCACCGACGGCCCAGACACAGGCGTGCAGGACATTATCCTTCGCTTGGATACGTACCTTGCTTCCCTGTTTTATGACAAGGGCTTCGGCTCGCTCCTACGCGACTGGGTCTATGCCGAGAGCACCGAGGAGGCACGGATCGGCTTCTCGGTCGAGGTCAAGCGCCGCCTGAACGAGGACCCGCGCGTGCAGCCCGGCACCGTGGCCTGCTCGGTCACGCACTGGGATACAACGTCCATCCGGGCCGAATCCTCGTTCCACTTCATCGACACCGACCACGAGCGAAACCTCGTCATCACGGTGGACAAATCCAAAAAGGAAATGGTGATCCAGGATGCCGACCCCGCAGTTGTCTAA
- a CDS encoding major capsid protein: MFTQLKGLFSPQAVAMHLKALPKLKSSIMDNCFPARPQNPFAVVGISDVLEIVGTAPVVRRGGLSTPVGSGSISINMLEPLPVKPSKDVTGQDLNNLRMIMADKASLDAWTRGTIDYLRTTCRQTTEGIAATALTGTISWPVKMDGGWDTYEVEFGAPLRENPAKPYTAEGVGMADVMRHLSDMETAIQEGGYGGDIEFLAGKEAFLAIFALAENFKSTAKIRVSVEGDAINIGTYTVRKMSERYRDPKTGNPVAKVPDGEIVGYAKDAPAKIIYCALDDVDAKLQPYPFFPKPVTLPEGNGYRIIGQSKPLPCRSPKSICWGKVA; encoded by the coding sequence ATGTTTACCCAGCTCAAAGGGCTTTTCTCCCCGCAGGCCGTCGCCATGCACCTGAAAGCCCTGCCCAAGCTCAAATCCTCCATCATGGACAACTGCTTCCCCGCCCGCCCGCAGAATCCCTTCGCTGTCGTGGGCATCAGCGACGTCCTGGAGATCGTCGGCACGGCCCCGGTGGTCCGGCGCGGCGGTCTGTCCACGCCCGTGGGCTCCGGCAGCATAAGCATCAACATGCTCGAGCCGCTGCCCGTCAAGCCGTCCAAGGACGTCACCGGCCAAGACCTCAACAACCTGCGCATGATCATGGCCGACAAGGCCAGCCTCGACGCCTGGACGCGCGGAACCATCGACTACCTGCGCACCACCTGCCGCCAGACCACCGAAGGCATCGCGGCCACGGCCCTGACCGGTACCATCTCCTGGCCCGTCAAGATGGACGGCGGTTGGGACACCTACGAGGTCGAGTTCGGCGCACCGCTCCGCGAGAATCCCGCAAAGCCGTACACCGCCGAAGGTGTAGGCATGGCCGACGTCATGCGGCACCTGTCCGACATGGAGACGGCCATCCAGGAAGGCGGCTACGGCGGCGACATTGAGTTCCTGGCGGGCAAGGAGGCCTTCCTGGCCATCTTCGCCCTGGCCGAAAACTTCAAGTCCACCGCCAAAATCCGCGTGTCCGTCGAAGGCGACGCCATCAACATCGGCACCTACACCGTGAGAAAGATGTCCGAGCGCTACCGCGATCCCAAGACCGGCAACCCGGTCGCCAAGGTCCCGGACGGCGAGATCGTGGGCTACGCCAAGGACGCCCCGGCCAAGATCATTTACTGCGCCCTGGACGACGTGGACGCCAAGCTCCAGCCGTACCCGTTCTTCCCCAAACCGGTCACGCTGCCCGAGGGCAACGGCTACCGCATCATCGGCCAGTCCAAGCCGCTGCCGTGCCGCTCTCCCAAGTCCATCTGCTGGGGGAAAGTGGCCTAA
- a CDS encoding phage virion morphogenesis protein, whose translation MGGTSFKLDWGGMDRMLGSAVTKARQGKAAMAEIGEMLTSSTVERFDTSTAPDGTPWPVSQRAEREGGKTLVDTGRLRGSIGYEASPDQVVVGSNLVYSRIHQLGGETGRGHAVTLPERPYLGISEDDIKEARAILADHLVSILGGSQ comes from the coding sequence ATGGGCGGTACATCTTTCAAGCTGGACTGGGGCGGCATGGACCGCATGCTCGGTTCAGCCGTGACCAAGGCCCGGCAGGGCAAAGCGGCCATGGCAGAGATCGGCGAGATGCTGACCTCCTCCACCGTGGAGCGCTTCGACACGTCCACGGCCCCGGACGGCACGCCCTGGCCGGTTTCGCAACGGGCTGAACGAGAAGGCGGCAAGACGCTCGTGGATACCGGGCGGCTGCGCGGCTCCATCGGCTACGAGGCCAGCCCGGACCAAGTCGTGGTGGGCAGCAACCTCGTCTATTCGCGCATCCACCAGTTGGGCGGCGAAACCGGGCGCGGCCATGCCGTCACCCTGCCCGAGCGTCCGTACCTGGGCATTTCCGAAGACGATATCAAAGAGGCCCGCGCCATCCTCGCCGACCACCTGGTGTCCATCCTCGGGGGCTCCCAATGA